A window of Rhinatrema bivittatum chromosome 2, aRhiBiv1.1, whole genome shotgun sequence contains these coding sequences:
- the LOC115085854 gene encoding zinc finger protein 11-like isoform X2, protein MPAGASAQVSVTFEDVAVRFSQEEWEGLEEWQKELYKEVMKENYQTLRSLGTGSPTITPEIISHIERGEEPYIRAEPGSEEGGTGKSSRSEIDEFKKRHKERHPEELTKHLEESILEEERRDTCPCCDWGNNSWIQYKPDESPRNPAGESAESVTPCEQRTSAIPYTMEQQKTECGNRCIDQRSLQSHQRLHGGERPYTRTDCRKIFYQEQQLAAHQKFHTNQDKSFPCPECGINFLQEKYLEIHQRTHMGERPFQCTECGKIFSLKESLIKHLSVHSAERGLHRTKCKETFRRKQHLTQHLRVHPEEKPFSCSECGKSFTSKIILKAHQKNHKREKLFPSSEGNNSFICPLQLKKHQKNHTGEKPFKHTKCDKSHIGQCDMKKHKRIHIEKTFACTKCDKSFNWRSKLKMHQIIHSGKKQFTCIECDKSFRTKYYLKKHQIIHTGDKPYTCTECDKSFRWRSELKLHQRVHTGEKPYTCTECHKSFRLRSELKRHQINHTGEKPYTCTECDKTFRGRSELKTHEKVHTGEKPYTCIVCDKSFGTKYYLKMHQTNHTGEKPYICTECNKTFHWKSALRKHQRVHTGEKPYTCTVCDKSFGTKYYLKMHQINHTGEKPYACTQCDKNFGWRSELKSHQKFHMGERPFACTECGKGFETKYYLKKHQVIHTDKKPYTSTEYDKDIHWRSELNMNQMVHMGERTYACVECDKSFSNIFQLKRHVISHVGEKPFACTECDKSFRNKSHLKTHQTIHTGEKQHTCTECDKSFHWRSALKKHQRFHTGEKPYTCTECDKSFRWKSELKSHQMFHTGEKPFPCSECDKSFGMKFHLKKHQIIHTGEKPYTCTECDKSFHWKSELNTHQRVHTGEKPYSCTECDKSFRWRSELKKHQIIHTGEKPFTCTECDRSFRWRSGLKIHLMIHVGEKSFTCTICEKSFGTKYHLKKHQIIHTGEKSYRCPECDKSFHWRSALKKHQTIHMGEKPYTCTECNKSFSWKSELKSHHIIHTGEKLFTCTECDKSFGKKSYLKKHQIIHTQKKPYVHRDLT, encoded by the exons GAACAGGCTCCCCGACCATCACCCCTGAGATTATATCCCACATTGAACGAGGGGAAGAGCCGTACATCAGGGCTGAGCCGggatcagaggaaggaggaaCTGGGAAAAGCAGCCGCTCAG AAATTGATGAATTCAAGAAAAGACATAAGGAGAGACATCCCGAGGAACTGACTAAACATCTGGAGGAGAGCAtattggaggaagagagaagagatacCTGCCCATGTTGTGATTGGGGGAATAACAGCTGGATTCAGTATAAACCAGACGAGAGTCCAAGAAACCCTGCAGGAGAGTCTGCTGAGTCTGTGACTCCCTGTGAGCAAAGAACCAGTGCTATACCTTACACTATGGAGCAACAGAAAACAGAATGTGGGAACCGCTGCATAGATCAAAGATCTCTACAATCACACCAGAGACTGCATGGAGGAGAGAGACCCTATACACGTACAGACTGCAGGAAGATCTTCTATCAGGAACAGCAGCTCGCAGCGCACCAGAAATTCCACACCAACCAAGATAAATCATTCCCCTGTCCTGAATGTGGAATAAACTTCCTTCAGGAAAAATACCTGGAAATACACCAGAGAACTCACATGGGAGAAAGACCATTTCAGtgtactgaatgtgggaaaatctTCAGCTTAAAGGAATCTCTTATAAAACACCTGAGTGTTCACAGTGCAGAGAGAGGCTTGCATCGGACTAAATGTAAGGAAACCTTCAGGAGGAAGCAACATCTGACACAACACCTGAGAGTGCATCCTGAAGAGAAACCCTTTTCATGCAGCGAATGTGGAAAAAGTTTTACaagtaaaataatattaaaagctCACCAGAAGAATCATAAAAGAGAGAAACTATTTCCTTCTAGTGAAGGCAATAATAGCTTCATTTGTCCATTACAACTTAAAAAGCACCAAAAGAAtcacacaggagaaaaaccatttaaacatACCAAGTGTGATAAAAGCCACATTGGTCAGTGTGACATGAAAAAACATAAAAGGATCCACATAGAAAAAACATTTGCATGTActaagtgtgataaaagcttcaactggagatcaaaactgaaaatgcatcAAATAATCCACTCAGGAAAGAAACAATTTACATGTattgagtgtgataaaagcttcaggaCAAAATATTATCTGAAAAAGCATCAAATAATCCACACAGGAGATAAACCATacacatgtactgaatgtgataaaagcttccgtTGGAGATCAGAATTAAAATTGCATCAAAGAGTCCACACGGGAGAGAAACCTTACACATGTACTGAGTGTCATAAAAGCTTCCGTTTGAGATcagaactgaaaaggcaccaaATAAATCACACAGGGGAGAAACCATAtacatgcactgagtgtgataaaaccTTTCGTGGGCGATCAGAACTTAAAACTCATGAAAAGGTCCACACAGGGGAGAAACCATACACATGTATTGTGTGTGATAAAAGCTTTGGGACAAAATATTATCTGAAAATGCACCAAACAAACCACACAGGGGAGAAGCCATACATATGTACTGAGTGTAATAAGACCTTCCATTGGAAATCAGCTTTGAGAAAACATCAAAGGGtccatacaggagagaaaccatacaCATGTACTGTATGTGATAAAAGCTTTGGGACAAAATATTATCTGAAAATGCACCAAATAAaccacacaggagaaaaaccatATGCATGTACGCAGTGTGATAAAAACTTCGGCTGGAGATCAGAACTTAAAAGCCATCAAAAATTCCACATGGGAGAAAGACCATTTGCATGTACCGAATGTGGTAAAGGCTTTGAAAcaaaatattatttgaaaaagCACCAAGTAATCCATACAGACAAGAAACCATACACTTCTACTGAGTATGATAAAGATATCCATTGGAGATCAGAACTGAATATGAATCAAATGGTCCACATGGGAGAAAGAACATATGCATGTgttgagtgtgataaaagcttcagtaaTATATTTCAACTGAAAAGGCATGTAATAAGCCATGtgggagagaaaccatttgcatgcactgagtgtgataaaagctttaggAATAAATCTCATCTGAAAACACACCAGACaattcacacaggagagaaacaacatacatgtactgaatgtgataaaagcttccatTGGAGATCAGCACTGAAAAAACATCAAAGgttccacactggagagaagccatacacatgtactgagtgtgataaaagtttcCGTTGGAAATCAGAACTGAAAAGCCATCAAATGTTCcatacaggagaaaaaccatttccttgttctgagtgtgataaaagctttggGATGAAATTTCATCTGAAGAAGCACCAAATAATtcacacaggagaaaaaccatacacatgtactgagtgtgataaaagcttccatTGGAAATCAGAACTGAACACGCATCAAAGAgtccacacaggagaaaaaccatACTCATGTACAGAGTGTGATAAGAGCTTCCGCTGGAGATCAGAATTGAAAAAGCACCAGATaattcacacaggagagaaaccatttacttgTACTGAGTGTGACAGAAGCTTCCGTTGGAGATCAGGACTGAAAATCCATCTAATGATCCATGTAGGAGAAAAATCATTTACATGTACTATATGTGAGAAAAGCTTTGGGACAAAATATCATCTGAAAAAGCACCAAAtaatccacacaggtgagaaaTCATATAGATgtcctgaatgtgataaaagcttccatTGGAGATCAGCACTGAAAAAACATCAAACTATCCACATGGGTGAAAAACCATACACATGTACtgagtgtaataaaagcttcagttGGAAATCAGAACTGAAAAGCCATCACAtaatccacacaggagaaaaattatttacatgtactgagtgtgataaaagttttGGGAAGAAATCGTATTTGAAAAAGCATCAAATAATCCACACACAAAAGAAACCCTATGTGCATCGTGATTTGACATAG
- the LOC115085854 gene encoding zinc finger protein 11-like isoform X1, with the protein MPAGASAQVPVTFEDIAVCFSQKEWGYLEEWQKELYKEVMKENYQTLGSLGTGSPTITPEIISHIERGEEPYIRAEPGSEEGGTGKSSRSEIDEFKKRHKERHPEELTKHLEESILEEERRDTCPCCDWGNNSWIQYKPDESPRNPAGESAESVTPCEQRTSAIPYTMEQQKTECGNRCIDQRSLQSHQRLHGGERPYTRTDCRKIFYQEQQLAAHQKFHTNQDKSFPCPECGINFLQEKYLEIHQRTHMGERPFQCTECGKIFSLKESLIKHLSVHSAERGLHRTKCKETFRRKQHLTQHLRVHPEEKPFSCSECGKSFTSKIILKAHQKNHKREKLFPSSEGNNSFICPLQLKKHQKNHTGEKPFKHTKCDKSHIGQCDMKKHKRIHIEKTFACTKCDKSFNWRSKLKMHQIIHSGKKQFTCIECDKSFRTKYYLKKHQIIHTGDKPYTCTECDKSFRWRSELKLHQRVHTGEKPYTCTECHKSFRLRSELKRHQINHTGEKPYTCTECDKTFRGRSELKTHEKVHTGEKPYTCIVCDKSFGTKYYLKMHQTNHTGEKPYICTECNKTFHWKSALRKHQRVHTGEKPYTCTVCDKSFGTKYYLKMHQINHTGEKPYACTQCDKNFGWRSELKSHQKFHMGERPFACTECGKGFETKYYLKKHQVIHTDKKPYTSTEYDKDIHWRSELNMNQMVHMGERTYACVECDKSFSNIFQLKRHVISHVGEKPFACTECDKSFRNKSHLKTHQTIHTGEKQHTCTECDKSFHWRSALKKHQRFHTGEKPYTCTECDKSFRWKSELKSHQMFHTGEKPFPCSECDKSFGMKFHLKKHQIIHTGEKPYTCTECDKSFHWKSELNTHQRVHTGEKPYSCTECDKSFRWRSELKKHQIIHTGEKPFTCTECDRSFRWRSGLKIHLMIHVGEKSFTCTICEKSFGTKYHLKKHQIIHTGEKSYRCPECDKSFHWRSALKKHQTIHMGEKPYTCTECNKSFSWKSELKSHHIIHTGEKLFTCTECDKSFGKKSYLKKHQIIHTQKKPYVHRDLT; encoded by the exons GAACAGGCTCCCCGACCATCACCCCTGAGATTATATCCCACATTGAACGAGGGGAAGAGCCGTACATCAGGGCTGAGCCGggatcagaggaaggaggaaCTGGGAAAAGCAGCCGCTCAG AAATTGATGAATTCAAGAAAAGACATAAGGAGAGACATCCCGAGGAACTGACTAAACATCTGGAGGAGAGCAtattggaggaagagagaagagatacCTGCCCATGTTGTGATTGGGGGAATAACAGCTGGATTCAGTATAAACCAGACGAGAGTCCAAGAAACCCTGCAGGAGAGTCTGCTGAGTCTGTGACTCCCTGTGAGCAAAGAACCAGTGCTATACCTTACACTATGGAGCAACAGAAAACAGAATGTGGGAACCGCTGCATAGATCAAAGATCTCTACAATCACACCAGAGACTGCATGGAGGAGAGAGACCCTATACACGTACAGACTGCAGGAAGATCTTCTATCAGGAACAGCAGCTCGCAGCGCACCAGAAATTCCACACCAACCAAGATAAATCATTCCCCTGTCCTGAATGTGGAATAAACTTCCTTCAGGAAAAATACCTGGAAATACACCAGAGAACTCACATGGGAGAAAGACCATTTCAGtgtactgaatgtgggaaaatctTCAGCTTAAAGGAATCTCTTATAAAACACCTGAGTGTTCACAGTGCAGAGAGAGGCTTGCATCGGACTAAATGTAAGGAAACCTTCAGGAGGAAGCAACATCTGACACAACACCTGAGAGTGCATCCTGAAGAGAAACCCTTTTCATGCAGCGAATGTGGAAAAAGTTTTACaagtaaaataatattaaaagctCACCAGAAGAATCATAAAAGAGAGAAACTATTTCCTTCTAGTGAAGGCAATAATAGCTTCATTTGTCCATTACAACTTAAAAAGCACCAAAAGAAtcacacaggagaaaaaccatttaaacatACCAAGTGTGATAAAAGCCACATTGGTCAGTGTGACATGAAAAAACATAAAAGGATCCACATAGAAAAAACATTTGCATGTActaagtgtgataaaagcttcaactggagatcaaaactgaaaatgcatcAAATAATCCACTCAGGAAAGAAACAATTTACATGTattgagtgtgataaaagcttcaggaCAAAATATTATCTGAAAAAGCATCAAATAATCCACACAGGAGATAAACCATacacatgtactgaatgtgataaaagcttccgtTGGAGATCAGAATTAAAATTGCATCAAAGAGTCCACACGGGAGAGAAACCTTACACATGTACTGAGTGTCATAAAAGCTTCCGTTTGAGATcagaactgaaaaggcaccaaATAAATCACACAGGGGAGAAACCATAtacatgcactgagtgtgataaaaccTTTCGTGGGCGATCAGAACTTAAAACTCATGAAAAGGTCCACACAGGGGAGAAACCATACACATGTATTGTGTGTGATAAAAGCTTTGGGACAAAATATTATCTGAAAATGCACCAAACAAACCACACAGGGGAGAAGCCATACATATGTACTGAGTGTAATAAGACCTTCCATTGGAAATCAGCTTTGAGAAAACATCAAAGGGtccatacaggagagaaaccatacaCATGTACTGTATGTGATAAAAGCTTTGGGACAAAATATTATCTGAAAATGCACCAAATAAaccacacaggagaaaaaccatATGCATGTACGCAGTGTGATAAAAACTTCGGCTGGAGATCAGAACTTAAAAGCCATCAAAAATTCCACATGGGAGAAAGACCATTTGCATGTACCGAATGTGGTAAAGGCTTTGAAAcaaaatattatttgaaaaagCACCAAGTAATCCATACAGACAAGAAACCATACACTTCTACTGAGTATGATAAAGATATCCATTGGAGATCAGAACTGAATATGAATCAAATGGTCCACATGGGAGAAAGAACATATGCATGTgttgagtgtgataaaagcttcagtaaTATATTTCAACTGAAAAGGCATGTAATAAGCCATGtgggagagaaaccatttgcatgcactgagtgtgataaaagctttaggAATAAATCTCATCTGAAAACACACCAGACaattcacacaggagagaaacaacatacatgtactgaatgtgataaaagcttccatTGGAGATCAGCACTGAAAAAACATCAAAGgttccacactggagagaagccatacacatgtactgagtgtgataaaagtttcCGTTGGAAATCAGAACTGAAAAGCCATCAAATGTTCcatacaggagaaaaaccatttccttgttctgagtgtgataaaagctttggGATGAAATTTCATCTGAAGAAGCACCAAATAATtcacacaggagaaaaaccatacacatgtactgagtgtgataaaagcttccatTGGAAATCAGAACTGAACACGCATCAAAGAgtccacacaggagaaaaaccatACTCATGTACAGAGTGTGATAAGAGCTTCCGCTGGAGATCAGAATTGAAAAAGCACCAGATaattcacacaggagagaaaccatttacttgTACTGAGTGTGACAGAAGCTTCCGTTGGAGATCAGGACTGAAAATCCATCTAATGATCCATGTAGGAGAAAAATCATTTACATGTACTATATGTGAGAAAAGCTTTGGGACAAAATATCATCTGAAAAAGCACCAAAtaatccacacaggtgagaaaTCATATAGATgtcctgaatgtgataaaagcttccatTGGAGATCAGCACTGAAAAAACATCAAACTATCCACATGGGTGAAAAACCATACACATGTACtgagtgtaataaaagcttcagttGGAAATCAGAACTGAAAAGCCATCACAtaatccacacaggagaaaaattatttacatgtactgagtgtgataaaagttttGGGAAGAAATCGTATTTGAAAAAGCATCAAATAATCCACACACAAAAGAAACCCTATGTGCATCGTGATTTGACATAG